One Buchnera aphidicola (Aphis glycines) genomic window, ATGTTGCAGTCAAGTTTAAAAATTTTTGATGTCATTATTATTGGCGGAGGCCATGCAGGAACTGAAGCTGCATCAGTTTCTGCAAGATTAGGATGTAAAACATTATTGTTAACTAAGAGTATAAAAGATATTGGTGTTTTATCTTGTAATCCAGCAATTGGTGGAATTGGAAAAAGTCATTTAGTCAAAGAAGTAGATGCTTTGGGTGGTGTTATGGCTCGAGCAATTGATCGTTCAGGTATTCAATTCAGAACTTTAAATAGTAAAAAAGGTCCTGCTGTACGATCTACTCGAGCGCAAGCTGATAGATCGCTTTATGCTCAAAATGTAAAAAAATTATTATATCAAGAAAATCATTTGTTAATTTTAGAAGAAGAAATAAAAGATTTAATTATCGAAAATTATCAAGTTATTGGTGTATTAACAACAAATGAAATAAGTTTTTATGCTAAATCAGTTGTTTTGTCTACAGGAACTTTTTTAGGAGGGAAAATATATGTCGGTGAAAACAGTTATTTTGCGGGAAGAAAAGATGCAAAAGCTTCGTTAGATTTAGCGCGTCGTTTAAGAGAATTGCCTTTACGAGTTAATCGATTAAAAACAGGCACTCCACCTAGGATTGATATAAACACTATTGATTTTAATAATTTATTTATACAGCATGGAGATATTCCTGTTCCAGTTTTTTCTTTTATAGGAAAAGCTTCGGATCATCCTGAGCAAGTGCCATGTTATCTTACACACACGAATGAAAAAACTCATCAAATAATACGCGATAATTTAGATAAAAGCCCAATGTACCAGGGTTTAATAAAAGGTGTAGGACCTCGATATTGCCCTTCTATTGAAGATAAAATTGTGCGCTTTCCTAATAAAGTATCACATCAAATTTTTTTAGAACCAGAGGGTTTATCCAGTTATAAGATATATCCTAACGGAATTTCGACTAGTTTGCCATTGAATATTCAAGAAAAAATAGTTCAATCCATAAAAGGTTTAGAGACAGCTAAAATTATTGACCCAGGATATGCAATAGAATATGATTTTTTTGATCCTAAAGATTTAAATTTAACTTTGGAAAGTAAA contains:
- the mnmG gene encoding tRNA uridine-5-carboxymethylaminomethyl(34) synthesis enzyme MnmG, which translates into the protein MLQSSLKIFDVIIIGGGHAGTEAASVSARLGCKTLLLTKSIKDIGVLSCNPAIGGIGKSHLVKEVDALGGVMARAIDRSGIQFRTLNSKKGPAVRSTRAQADRSLYAQNVKKLLYQENHLLILEEEIKDLIIENYQVIGVLTTNEISFYAKSVVLSTGTFLGGKIYVGENSYFAGRKDAKASLDLARRLRELPLRVNRLKTGTPPRIDINTIDFNNLFIQHGDIPVPVFSFIGKASDHPEQVPCYLTHTNEKTHQIIRDNLDKSPMYQGLIKGVGPRYCPSIEDKIVRFPNKVSHQIFLEPEGLSSYKIYPNGISTSLPLNIQEKIVQSIKGLETAKIIDPGYAIEYDFFDPKDLNLTLESKWIKRLFLAGQINGTTGYEEAAAQGILAGLNAGLYALDRKPWFPRRDQAYLGVLIDDLTTQGANEPYRMFTSRAEYRLILREDNADIRLTEIGRKFGLIDDARWSFYNSKLLNINSEIKYLKETKIYPESSHAKILNNCFNILLTKKTNIFNLFKRPEITYKSLSDLNIFCSKISDLSVINHIENEIKYTGYIKRQLEEINKHLKNENTFLPVPYDYKKVKGLSHEAIVKLNDYKPVSIGQASRISGITPASISVLLIHLKKEACKKLIS